In Bacteroidota bacterium, the following are encoded in one genomic region:
- a CDS encoding DegT/DnrJ/EryC1/StrS family aminotransferase: protein MIEYENLGKVNEKLFAKYQEKFDEILKSGWYILGKNVSDFEKDFAAFCTTDYCIGLASGLDALVLAIDALDFPENSEIIVPSNTYIATILAILRNGFKPVLVEPDIRTYNIDPAKIEAKITANTKAILPVHLYGKSCDMDPVMAFAKKYQLEVIEDCAQAHGALYKGRKIGSFGIGCFSFYPTKNLGALGDAGAITTNSKDFADKIYSLRNYGSSKKYYNDRIGYNSRLDEIQAGLLSVKLEVLDDITNHKRALAACYHAHLDDRFIKPVVDQDHFDVYHIYNIRHHKRDELRAYLLENEIKTEIHYPLAPHKQKAMAGILDGDYPISEEIHETTLSLPISYFHAEEEIIRVIEIINEFKN, encoded by the coding sequence ATGATAGAATATGAAAATCTGGGAAAAGTAAATGAAAAACTTTTCGCAAAGTATCAGGAAAAATTTGACGAAATTTTAAAAAGCGGGTGGTATATTTTAGGCAAAAATGTATCCGACTTTGAAAAGGATTTTGCCGCTTTTTGCACTACCGATTATTGCATAGGTTTGGCTTCAGGGCTTGATGCATTGGTGCTTGCCATCGATGCTTTGGATTTTCCCGAAAACAGTGAAATCATTGTTCCTTCAAATACTTATATCGCCACCATTTTAGCAATACTTCGCAATGGGTTTAAACCTGTTTTGGTTGAGCCCGACATCAGAACTTATAATATCGACCCTGCAAAAATAGAAGCTAAAATCACGGCAAACACGAAAGCGATATTACCGGTTCATTTATATGGAAAAAGTTGCGACATGGACCCTGTTATGGCCTTCGCGAAGAAATATCAATTGGAAGTGATCGAAGATTGCGCGCAAGCTCATGGTGCTTTGTATAAGGGCCGGAAAATCGGTTCATTTGGAATCGGATGTTTCAGCTTTTATCCGACTAAAAACCTTGGAGCTTTAGGTGATGCCGGGGCCATTACTACAAACAGCAAAGATTTCGCCGATAAAATATATTCTTTAAGGAATTATGGGAGCAGTAAAAAATATTATAATGACAGGATTGGCTATAATTCGCGACTCGATGAAATTCAGGCCGGTTTATTATCAGTAAAATTAGAAGTACTTGATGATATCACCAATCATAAAAGAGCATTAGCAGCATGCTATCATGCACATCTGGACGATCGTTTTATTAAACCGGTTGTTGATCAGGATCATTTTGATGTTTATCATATTTATAATATCAGGCATCATAAAAGAGACGAACTAAGGGCTTATTTACTGGAAAATGAAATTAAAACGGAAATCCATTATCCCTTAGCACCGCATAAGCAAAAAGCCATGGCAGGCATTTTAGATGGTGATTATCCCATCAGTGAGGAAATTCACGAAACTACGCTCAGTTTGCCCATTTCTTATTTTCATGCTGAAGAAGAAATTATAAGGGTGATTGAAATTATAAATGAGTTTAAGAATTAG